AGTGCGGGTGGACGGAGCGGAGGCCGTACGGGTGGCGGACCGTCTCCACCCTGGGGCGGGACGGGAGCTCCGGGAGGGGGACCGACGCGCCGATGCCCGCGTACATCAGCGTGCGCTCGGGCGAGCGCCCCACGACCGACGGGCACCATTGGCCCGTGAACACCAGGCCCGGGGAGACGGGCGTTAACTCGCCGAAGAACGCCGCGACCTCGTCCCGAGGGCGCGGCACCAGCGGGACGGGGCATTCGTCGCCGAAGAGTCGCGCCGCCTCGGCGGTCGCCTGCGCGGCCACGTCGGACGCCAGATGCGAGATCACCAGGGCGCTGCCCGCCGGCAGCGCCCGGCGGATCTCCGCGACCGCCTCGTACGGGCCGTCCGCGTCGGTCAGGAAGTGCAGCACCGCCGTCATCAGCACCACCACCGGGCGGCTCAGGTCCAGCAGCCGACTCGCGTCCATCACGTCCAGGATCCGTCGGGGCTCGCGCAGGTCCGCGCCGGCCACCCCCACGTCGCCGCCCTCCGTCAGCAGCGCACGCCCGTGCGCCAGCACGATCGGGTCGTTGTCCAGGTACAGGACGCGGGCTCCGGGCCTTCGGCGGGCGGCGATCTGGTGCACGTTGTCGAGCGTCGGCAGGCCGCAGCCGATGTCGACGAACTGGTCGTGGCCGGCCTCCGCGAGCCGCCGCACCGCCCGTTCCACGAACGCCCGGTTCTCCCGGGCGGCGTGCGCCAGGCGCGGCTGCACCGCGAGCATCCGTTCGGCCAGCGCCCGGTCGGCCTCGTAGTTGTCCTTGCCGCCGAGCAGATGGTCGTACACCCGGGCGGGGCTCGGCAGGGTCAGGTCCCGGCCGTCGTGCCCGAACGGGTCCGCGTGGTTCACCGTTGAACCGCCTCCCACGTCACGGAAACCTCCTGAAGCCCGGAGCGGGAGACGCCCCGGCGGGCCTTCCGGCGGCCGTCTGCGGTCTCATTGTGGCCAAATGCACGGCCCCGGTATTACCGAACGCCATTTCCGGGGGCCGGGCGATGGATGACACACTCCGCCGGGCCCTCCCGGTGCTCCCGACGCGATCTTCGGCAATGCGTCAAAAACGACATCACCCATCATGACCAGGATGGTTACGTCCATGGAACGTCCATCGGTGTCCGCTTCCGGACGGCGGGCTCAGTGCGGGTTGGCCGCCAGGAGCTGGCCGAGCAGGTCGTCCATGGTGACGATGCCGCGCAGCGCCCCGTCCGGCCCGTTCACCAGGGCCAGTTGGGCGCGGTCGCGGCGCAGCCGGGTGGCGGCGTCCAGCACCGTGGTCGAGGCGTCCAGCGCGGGCACCGGGTAGGCCATGTCGGCCGCCCGACGCCCGTTCTCGGCGATCACCGCGTCGCGGACGTGGGTGACCCCGATGACGGCGCCGCGCTCGTCCAGAACGAGCAGGCGGGCGTGCCCGCTGGCCCGGGCGGCGCGGCGGATCTCCCTCGAGCCGGCGTCGGCGGGCACGGTGGTGACCTGGTCCGCCGGGACGGTCAGCGCCCCGATGGTGGACTCCCGGACGGCGATGACCCGGCCCAGCAGATCGTGGTCGCGCCGTTCGATCAGGCCCAGTCGCCGCGACTCGCCGAGCAGATGCCCCAGCCGCTGCGGGTCGGTCGTCGTCTCCAGCTCGTTGCGCGGGGTGACGCCCACCAGCCGCAGGGCGGCGTTGCTCAGCCCGTTCATGACCAGCAGCACCGGCCGGGCCACCCGGGTGAACGCCCGGAACGGCAGCGCCAGGATCAGCGCCGAACGCTCCGGATGCGAGATCGCCCACGACTTGGGCGCCATCTCGCCGATCACCATGTGCAGGAAGGTCACCACGGCCAGCGCGATGATCAACGCCACCACGTGCGAGGCCCCGTCCGGCAGCCCGGCCGTGTGCAGGGGCCCCGACAGGAACGCCTCGAACGCCGGCTCGGCCACCACTCCCAGACCCAGCGTGCACATGGTGATGCCGAGCTGCGCCCCGGCCAGCATCAGCGACAGCTCCCGGATCCCGGCCACGGCGGACGCCGCCGGCCTGCTCCCGTTGCGGGCGGCCCGCTCCAGCCGCGGCCGCCGAGCGGCGACCAGCGCGAACTCGGCCGCCACGAAGAACCCACTGGCGACCAGCAGCAACGCGGTCAGTATCAGGGCGGGAAGCGGCTCCATCAGCTCCCCACCTCCACGGCGTCAGGTCGCGGGGTCATCGGCCGTCCACCTCTCCGCCGGTGCCGGCGAGGACGCGGAGGCGGACCTCGCGGGGAACGCGGCGGGCGACGCTCAGCACCTCGAGCTCGGCGCGCCCCTCGGGGCCCTCGTGCGGGTCGAGGTCGACGGTGACGCGGTCGCCGCGGCCGGGCAGTCGGCCCAGCTTCGCGATGACCAGGCCGCCCACGGTGTCGTACACCTCGTTCTCCGGCAGGGCCAGCCCGGTGCGCCCGGCGACCTCGTCGATGCGCAGCGCGGCGTCGACCGTCCAGGTGCCGGGCGAGACGGCGGCCGATCCGGCGGCGTACACGTCGTTCTCGTCGGTGATCTCGCCGACCAGCTCCTCGGCGATGTCCTCGAAGGTGAGGATGCCGGCCAGACCGCCGTACTCGTCGACCACGCAGGCGAACTCCTCGCCGGTCTCCCGCATCCGTTCGATCACCCCGTACAGGGGTTGGGAGCCGGGGACCAGCAGGGCCGTCCGGGCGATCTCACCGACCGGGCGGTCGGGCGCGAGGGTGTCGTCGGCCAGCTCGCGGACGCCGACCACGCCGATGATGTCGTCCATGTCGGTCCCGTACACCGGGTAGTTGCTGTGCCCCGACCGGCGGATGTGCC
The DNA window shown above is from Thermomonospora umbrina and carries:
- a CDS encoding SAM-dependent methyltransferase, with product MNHADPFGHDGRDLTLPSPARVYDHLLGGKDNYEADRALAERMLAVQPRLAHAARENRAFVERAVRRLAEAGHDQFVDIGCGLPTLDNVHQIAARRRPGARVLYLDNDPIVLAHGRALLTEGGDVGVAGADLREPRRILDVMDASRLLDLSRPVVVLMTAVLHFLTDADGPYEAVAEIRRALPAGSALVISHLASDVAAQATAEAARLFGDECPVPLVPRPRDEVAAFFGELTPVSPGLVFTGQWCPSVVGRSPERTLMYAGIGASVPLPELPSRPRVETVRHPYGLRSVHPH
- a CDS encoding hemolysin family protein, with product MEPLPALILTALLLVASGFFVAAEFALVAARRPRLERAARNGSRPAASAVAGIRELSLMLAGAQLGITMCTLGLGVVAEPAFEAFLSGPLHTAGLPDGASHVVALIIALAVVTFLHMVIGEMAPKSWAISHPERSALILALPFRAFTRVARPVLLVMNGLSNAALRLVGVTPRNELETTTDPQRLGHLLGESRRLGLIERRDHDLLGRVIAVRESTIGALTVPADQVTTVPADAGSREIRRAARASGHARLLVLDERGAVIGVTHVRDAVIAENGRRAADMAYPVPALDASTTVLDAATRLRRDRAQLALVNGPDGALRGIVTMDDLLGQLLAANPH